CATCGGAGCACGGTATCCGCATCAGATCTCCGGAGGACAGCGGCAAAGGATCGCGCTGGCGCGGGCTCTCGTACTCAATCCCAGCTTGATCGTCCTCGACGAGCCCGTCTCAGCTCTCGACGTCTCGATCCAGGCGCAGATCGTCAGACTACTCGCCGACCTCCAGGCTGAGCGGGGGCTCGCGTATCTCTTCATCGCGCATGATCTGGCGGTGGTGGCGGGGCTCGCGCATCGAGTCGCGGTAATGTACCTCGGGCAGATCGTGGAGATCGGCGACACCGAGCGGATCTATCGAGCTCCGGCCCATCCCTATACGCGAGCTCTGCTCGATGCGACCTTGGATCCGGATCCCCGGATTGAGCGGAGCCGCACCCATCAGGCTCTCCAGGGCGATATCCCGACACCGGCCAATCCGCCGTCCGGCTGCCGGTTCCACACCAGATGTCCAATCGTACAGGACATCTGCCGCCGATCCACTCCTGTTCTAGCCGGTGGTCCTGATCGCGCCGTGCGGTGTCATTTCCCGCTCGTGTCAGTGCCCGCCAATCCGCTATCCTCAACCGTTCCGACCGGAAAGGTCTCGTAAAGATGCTCGATCAGATCGCCCTGAACAGAGTTATCGCTGCAGAGCGTGATCGCCGGCAGCCGATCGAATCCTCCACCCAGGCAGCCGCATCATGACGCGCACCATTATCGTTAACGCACGCCCCTGGGGCGGTGAGCCGGTCGATCTGGAAATCGTCGACAGTGTCATTGCGGGGATTACGCCGCACCGTCAGACTGCGGGCCGGGACGGCGACACCGTCGATGGTCGCGGGCGACTCATTCTGCCTGCTTTCACCGACATCCACACGCATTTGGATTCGAGCCGGCTCGGCCTTCCATTCCGCCCGCACACCGGGGCACCCGATGTCTGGGGAATGGTGATGAACGATCGAGCCAACTGGAGATCCGCGGACGGCACCGCCGCCTCGCGGGCAATCCACACCCTGGGACTGATGATCGCACGGGGAACAACGAGAGTCCGCAGCTACGCACAGATTGACGTCGATTGCGGGCTGGAGCGGTTCGAGGCGGTGTTGGCCGCTCGAGAGGCACACAGCGCGCGTTCCGATGTGAAGGTCATTGCGTTCCCGCAAACCGGGTTCTCCCGCGAGCAGGGCGTGCTGCCCCTGCTTGAAGAGGCACTGAGGTCGGGTGCAGACGTCATGGGTGGCATCGATCCATGTCAGCTCGAGCGGGATCCGGTACGTCACCTCGATACCGTGTTCGGGCTCGCCCAGAAGTACCAGGTTCCGGTCGACTTCCATTTGCACGAGCCCGGCGATCTGGCCGTGTTCAGCGTTGAGCTGATCCTGGAGCGGGTTCGTGCGCTGGGAATGCGCGGGATGGTCAGTATTTCACACGCATACTCGCTTGGCGGCGTGTCAGAGTCCACAACCAGACGGCTGATCGAACAGTTCGCGGAGCTCGACATCGCGATGGCCACGGTTGCCCCATCCGTCAGCACCGCGCTGCCGCTCCGCAGCTTGGTGGAGTCTGGCGTTCGTATCGGCTTGGGCGAGGACGGCATGAGAGACTACTGGAAGCCATACGGCAATGCTGACATGCTCGACCGCACTTGGCAGCTAGCTTTCACCAACAACTTCCTGCACGATCAGGACATCGAGATGTGTCTCGGTATAGGAACCATCGGCGGTGGTTCGATGATAGCGCCAGCCGAAGTCCCACGATTGGTTCGGGGTGGTTGTCAAGGGGTCGCGGTCGGAGATACAGCCGACCTCATCCTTCTCGACGGCCAGACCCCGACCTCGGCGGTCATGGACCGTTCCTCAGACCGAACCGTTTTGCGTAAAGGTCGCGTGGTTGCCGACCAACTGCAGCTAGTCTGAACCAAAAAAGTGCAACGTGGTGGTGGCCCTTTGGCTGCCGTTGTCATTTGAGGGCGATCCGCTGAGCACGGTCGATCAGCCTCTGCTATGGCGTGAGCAGAACTCTGCCTTTCCCCGGGGAACGAGCTCAATGAGCAGGGACGTATTTACCAGGCTGATGCGTGGCTCGCGCATCTCGCTCGTCGTCGGACTAGCCACAACGACGCTCGGTCCCACCTCTCCCGCTAACGCATCGCTTCACCGATCGGAAACGACCAATAGTTGAGAATCGGCCGGACGCACAATTGGCTTCGCAAGCGGAGCCGGAATAGTTGTATTAGGGTAGGGCACTATCGACGACTGATTTTAAGCCGCCATAACACGTACGAATCTTACGCGATGCAAATTTTTCCATCTTCACTTATCAAGATCGATCAATCAGATGCTCTAAGGGTGCAGCTGGCGGCAGCCAATAGCTAAGAACAGCAACCATCGCGCACAATACCGGTCAGCACACCGATAACGCCGCGTCGATATGCTTCTAGTACACGACGCATTTCAGTCTCTCTGATCGTGCTCACGCTGAGAGGGAAAAGAGATGCCATCTCGGAAGCGATTTCCATTATGATCTCGGTATTAGATTAGGCCTTGTCGATGACAAGATCGATACTCGATTTCTGCCTTCTGAAAGATAGCGGAGTAAAGTTTCTTTGTGCATTGACTCCGGTCAATGCCTGAGAAATGATTTGTGCCTATGCTAGCTACATGCTGGGTCTATCTGACCGCTGGACATTTCTCCCAGCAGTGCGATCGCACGAACGCCATTGAGGTCGGAAAGCGATAAGCGTGAGAGCCAGGCTGTCCCAACGCGCCGCATCGGAAAGTGTCGCCCGGAGCGGCTCTGTCCCACATTATTTATTGCGGTGAAGAAATGGCTGACCAGTCGAATTCTGCAGCTAGCAGCGGTTATTCGCAGAAGATCAGGCATGCAATCGAGAGAATAAACGCCTGCCATATATTGAGTTTACTACTTTGGTACTGTTACCTTGTTTTTCTTCTTACGCTTCCTGTGATGCTTGGCGTGCCCAAGCTGAAAAACCCAATCCTGCTATTGTGGGGAGTTCTCATCGTGTACGCATTTATCGCCTACGGATATTTTTGCGTCGTAACGCCCTCAAAACGCCAATCAACAGACTACGCGCGAGATGTTGGCGAACCGAAATGAGGAAACGTGCTTAAAATGATATCGTTTGCGAATGCAGCTTTGCATTTAACCTGACGATCTGCGTCGCGCGTCTACTTCATCCGATTAACAACGAGATTATCCACCACCGACGGATCGGCCAATGTCGACATATCGCCCAGCGCGCCGATTTCATTCTCGGCGATCTTGCGCAGGATGCGGCGCATGATCTTGCCCGAACGCGTCTTCGGCAGGCCGGGCGCGAACTGGATGACATCGGGCGAAGCGATCGGCCCGATCTCCTTACGCACCCACATCACCAATTCCTTGCGCAGATCTTCCGACGCATTCTCGCCCGCCATCAAGGTCACATAGGCATAGATGCCCTGGCCTTTGATGTCGTGCGGATAGCCGACGACGGCTGCTTCCGACACCTTGTCATGAGCAACGAGCGCGCTTTCCACTTCCGCCGTGCCCATGCGATGGCCCGAGACATTGATCACGTCATCGACCCGGCCGGTGATCCAGTAATAGCCGTCGGCATCGCGCCGGCAGCCATCACCGGTGAAATACTTGCCCGGATAGGTCGAGAAATAGGTCTGCACGAAACGCTCGTGATCGCCGAACACCGTGCGCATCTGCCCCGGCCAGGAATCGGTGATGCACAGATTGCCCTCGGTGGCCCCGTCCAACACCTTGCCTTCGCCATCGACGATCTGCGGCTGCACGCCGAAGAACGGATTGGTCGCAGAGCCCGGCTTCAGCTGCGTCGCGCCCGGCAGCGGCGTGATCAGAATGCCGCCGGTCTCGGTCTGCCACCAGGTATCGACGATCGGGCAACGATCATCGCCGACGACGCGGTGATACCATTCCCAGGCTTCCGGATTAATCGGTTCGCCGACCGAACCCAGCAGACGTAACGACGCGCGGCTGGTCTTCTTCACCGGCCCATCGCCCTTTTGCATCAGAGCGCGGATCGCCGTCGGCGCGGTGTAGAAGATGTTGACCTTGTGCTTGTCGATCACCTGCCAGCAGCGCGACTCGTCGGGATAATTCGGCACGCCTTCGAACATCAGTGTCGTCGCGCCATTGGCGAGCGGTCCATAGATGATGTAGCTGTGCCCCGTCACCCAACCGACGTCGGCGGTGCACCAGTAGATATCGCCATCGTGATAGTCGAAGACATATTGATGCGTCATCGACGTATAGACGAGATAGCCACCCGTGGTGTGCAACACGCCCTTCGGCTTGCCGGTCGAGCCTGACGTATAAAGAATGAATAGCGGATCTTCCGCATTCATCGCCTCGGGCGCACATTCGGCCGGCACTTTCGCCGCCGCCTCGTGATACCAGACGTCGCGGCCGGCCTGCATATCGACTTTGCCGCCAGTGTGCTGGACGACGATCACGCTCTTGACCGGGGCCTTCTTCACCGCCGCGTCGGAATTGGCTTTCAGCGGGATCGGCCGGCCGGCGCGCACGCCTTCATCGGCGGTGATCAGCACCGTGGATTTCGCATCCTCGAGACGGCCGGCAAGTGAATCCGGCGAGAAACCGCCAAAGACCACCGAATGCACCGCGCCGATGCGCGTGCAGGCGAGCATGGCATAGGCCGCCTCGGGGATCATCGGCAGATAGATGGTGACGCAATCACCCTTCTTGACGCCTTGCGCCTTCAGCACATTGGCGAAGCGGCAGACGTTCTCGTAAAGCTCTTGATAGGTGATGTTCTTGGACTTCGACGGATCGTCGCCTTCCCAGATGATCGCGGTCTGCTGGGCGCGCTTGGGCAGATGGCGGTCGACGCAATTGGCTGACACATTCAGCTGGCCGTCTTCGAACCATTTGATCGAGACATCGGGCGGCCCGAAGGTCGTGTTCTTCACCTTGGTGAAGGGCTTGATCCAATCGATTCTTTTGCCGTGCTCCGCCCAGAAACCGTCCGGATCCTTGATCGAGCGGGCATACATTTCCTTATAGCCGGCGCCATCGACATAGGCCTTTTTGGCCCATTCCGGAGCGACGGGGTAAATCTTGTCGGACATGCAGGCCTCCCGAATAAAGGCGTATGCGGACATCATTGTCCATGAACAGAGCAAACGGTGCTACACAGATATTGGATAGAAAATTCTGAGAAAACTAATTAGACGCAATTCTATGAAGTATCGTTGTTGCTCGCATTCAATGTCGACGCCGCATTTATTTCATTACACATCTATCGAAGACCGTCTCGTTGGCTGACTTCAGCTGAGGTCAAGCCGCCCAGTCTTGCATCTAAACGACCCCTCGTCGCGCATGCGAATAACAGAACAATCTCTGCGGGAGCCGGTGCATCTCCCAAGCACACGCTGAATGTGTCGTAGTGTGATCGGACATACAATGCATCTTTATGCGCCAAAGGAATATCAATTGACGTCTGAGGCCCTCCAACTTTGCCCGTAGAAGGGATCCAGGCGAGGGCTCCGCCAAGAGCATCCCGAATGGGGCCAGCAAACTTCGTTGTCAAAAACGCATTGCCATGTTCGTACTCCCCTAGGGAACCAACGACGCATGCCTTTCCGTAGCTTTCAACGGCACGACTACCCAGTACTAACTTGATTCGCCGCCCGAACTCGCGGCCCAAATGCTCCGACTGCTCGATAGCTTCGGAGAGATCATTCTGATAGCCGCCTGCATACGGGTTTCTGATAGCAACACCTATCGCGACCCGTTGTAAGGCTTCGCGATCTTCTATTCGCCCACCTTCGCTGATCAAGGTTTCATCAAAGAGTGCATACCATTTGCGGATACAGAGGCCGTTAAAATTTGGCTGCCACAAAAGCGGTACGGGATCCGTTTCGTCCATTCTTCTATACCATATGGCTATATGAAAACTATTGAACCGCGCTAAGCCGTTACAGCTACCACCTCGATCTCAATCAAATAGTCTTCACTAGCGAGCATGCTGACCTCGATAGAACTGCTTGCTGGGGCAGCATCTCCAAAATAAAGGCCCCGCAAATCAGACAGCTTCGCATACTCACTCATATCAACCACAAAAGTCGTAATTTTTACTATATCTCGCAAGCTGGCCCCAGCTGCTTCTAGGCATCGCCCGATATTCTCGACAATTTTTTCAAACTGCTTACGCATATCTCCCTTGCCAACTGTTTGACCGTCGCTGTCTCGCGCTACTTGCCCCGCTAAAAATATGAGAGATCCCCCGGAGATTTTCACAACTTGCGAATAAAGCGGCCTGCCAGCACTTTGGCGCGTGAATATTCCTTTCGGATGGATCTTCTCAATCTTCATTCTTCAATTCCTCAGTGTGTGTAATGGGCTTTGCATAGCCTGCCCTAAAGCAGACAACGATTTATGATTCTGAAAGCTCTCGACAACATTCACCAGCTCGCCGGCAGCTTTGGTTCCGAGGCAAGGAATTACGAGCGCCTGAAATTTACTAAGTAGCCTTGACCCAAGTAGCGCGTAGTCCTGATACGGATCTGACACATCACTTTCCGCGGAATGCTCGATGCCTCCCTCGAGACATACCCTCACACTCGCCTGCGTAAGCGTGTACCCGTCCACGATTTCGACAACAATAATTTCCAACAAACTTTGAACTTCTGGCGCAACTATTTGACGTAAATCAAATACATCTAGTCGGGCCGTGTCGATTTGGTTGAGCGCATAAGAAACGAGCAAGCGGACACTAAACTTAGCTTCGGCTGCTGTCGTTGGGTTCTGAATGTTGCAAATCGTCTCATTCACAGCCCCAATGCGAACCACCACCTTCCGGATAGAAGACGTATCTATCCCTCCTCGCAGTAACTTTAGTGCACACTCGATCGCCGCATGTGTTCCGTAGCAAGAAGCGTGAAACTTAAACAAATTACTTCTCAATTTGAATGTGCCTGGAATTTGCGACAGGGCCGCTTCGGCATTAAAGTTTGAACTCGTCGATCGACAAAATCCGCGAGGATCTCCAAATATATCTGAGCAACTAACTGCTCCAGCTTCAGAGAATATAGCTGCAGACATACCATTTCTTGATGCCAATCCGACCTGAAATGCCTTTCCCATGGTTCCAAATTGCGCTTTGAAACCGGAAGCACACATACTCGAAATGCCGAGGGCAGACGCGGTTTGATCACTGCTCAACCCAAGCAACTGACAAACTGCGATAGTTGTGGCGAATGTGCCTATTGTGGCACTTGCATGATAGCCACGGTCATAATGTCCGGGGGCAACCAATATTCCAATTCGACATCCCACTTCAAACCCAGCCACGTACGCGGAAATTAGCTTTTCAGGCGATATACAGCGATGTTGTGCAACAGCGATAATCGCGGGCCAAATAACAGCACTTAGGTGTCCCGGCAACGCCATATGAACATCGTCGTAATCTAAGACATGTCCCGCCGTGGCATTTATCAACACAGCTTGTTCGAGAGATGCCCCGACACTATGGCCGATAATTGAGCAAACCCCGCTACCATCTGGCAATAGCCGATCAACTAAGGATTCAATGCTCGGATCCGCAGAACCAGATATTGCAACGCCAATGAAGTCCAGTAGAGACAGTTTAGCTAGCTCAATGACATCAGAAGGTAGGCGCGCTTTATAAACACCTTCACCGATCGCGATGAGTTCCTGAGTTATAGTAAAACGCGTCATGGTGAAGATGTCCGAGTTTTCAAGGCCCACTACGCTAGCTCTTTTAAGCGGCATTCTCATACAATGCGACGACGCGATTTTGCTCCAAAATATTGTTACCATACAAAGTCAGGAACTCTTGGCGAGTGGGCGTTCCTGTGACTTTCGTATTGAGAGCATAGATCCAAAAGTAATAGTGATGAGCACCATGACCTGTAGGGGGCTGCGGTCCGAAATACTCACAGGAGTTCAACCCATT
This sequence is a window from Beijerinckia sp. 28-YEA-48. Protein-coding genes within it:
- a CDS encoding oligopeptide/dipeptide ABC transporter ATP-binding protein, whose product is MSEALLDVSELVMKFTLDQRTKDGSPVVVSAVDGVSFQIKPGETLGLVGESGSGKSTTASLVLRMQRPTSGAVRLDGIDISVFSDRQLRNVRRKMQAVFQNPYASLNPRMQITDLIAEPLNVFGLGTKAERARAAGELLHRVGLASDIGARYPHQISGGQRQRIALARALVLNPSLIVLDEPVSALDVSIQAQIVRLLADLQAERGLAYLFIAHDLAVVAGLAHRVAVMYLGQIVEIGDTERIYRAPAHPYTRALLDATLDPDPRIERSRTHQALQGDIPTPANPPSGCRFHTRCPIVQDICRRSTPVLAGGPDRAVRCHFPLVSVPANPLSSTVPTGKVS
- a CDS encoding amidohydrolase family protein, which translates into the protein MTRTIIVNARPWGGEPVDLEIVDSVIAGITPHRQTAGRDGDTVDGRGRLILPAFTDIHTHLDSSRLGLPFRPHTGAPDVWGMVMNDRANWRSADGTAASRAIHTLGLMIARGTTRVRSYAQIDVDCGLERFEAVLAAREAHSARSDVKVIAFPQTGFSREQGVLPLLEEALRSGADVMGGIDPCQLERDPVRHLDTVFGLAQKYQVPVDFHLHEPGDLAVFSVELILERVRALGMRGMVSISHAYSLGGVSESTTRRLIEQFAELDIAMATVAPSVSTALPLRSLVESGVRIGLGEDGMRDYWKPYGNADMLDRTWQLAFTNNFLHDQDIEMCLGIGTIGGGSMIAPAEVPRLVRGGCQGVAVGDTADLILLDGQTPTSAVMDRSSDRTVLRKGRVVADQLQLV
- the acs gene encoding acetate--CoA ligase — encoded protein: MSDKIYPVAPEWAKKAYVDGAGYKEMYARSIKDPDGFWAEHGKRIDWIKPFTKVKNTTFGPPDVSIKWFEDGQLNVSANCVDRHLPKRAQQTAIIWEGDDPSKSKNITYQELYENVCRFANVLKAQGVKKGDCVTIYLPMIPEAAYAMLACTRIGAVHSVVFGGFSPDSLAGRLEDAKSTVLITADEGVRAGRPIPLKANSDAAVKKAPVKSVIVVQHTGGKVDMQAGRDVWYHEAAAKVPAECAPEAMNAEDPLFILYTSGSTGKPKGVLHTTGGYLVYTSMTHQYVFDYHDGDIYWCTADVGWVTGHSYIIYGPLANGATTLMFEGVPNYPDESRCWQVIDKHKVNIFYTAPTAIRALMQKGDGPVKKTSRASLRLLGSVGEPINPEAWEWYHRVVGDDRCPIVDTWWQTETGGILITPLPGATQLKPGSATNPFFGVQPQIVDGEGKVLDGATEGNLCITDSWPGQMRTVFGDHERFVQTYFSTYPGKYFTGDGCRRDADGYYWITGRVDDVINVSGHRMGTAEVESALVAHDKVSEAAVVGYPHDIKGQGIYAYVTLMAGENASEDLRKELVMWVRKEIGPIASPDVIQFAPGLPKTRSGKIMRRILRKIAENEIGALGDMSTLADPSVVDNLVVNRMK
- a CDS encoding amino acid synthesis family protein, with the translated sequence MDETDPVPLLWQPNFNGLCIRKWYALFDETLISEGGRIEDREALQRVAIGVAIRNPYAGGYQNDLSEAIEQSEHLGREFGRRIKLVLGSRAVESYGKACVVGSLGEYEHGNAFLTTKFAGPIRDALGGALAWIPSTGKVGGPQTSIDIPLAHKDALYVRSHYDTFSVCLGDAPAPAEIVLLFACATRGRLDARLGGLTSAEVSQRDGLR
- a CDS encoding RidA family protein, whose translation is MKIEKIHPKGIFTRQSAGRPLYSQVVKISGGSLIFLAGQVARDSDGQTVGKGDMRKQFEKIVENIGRCLEAAGASLRDIVKITTFVVDMSEYAKLSDLRGLYFGDAAPASSSIEVSMLASEDYLIEIEVVAVTA
- a CDS encoding MmgE/PrpD family protein yields the protein MGLENSDIFTMTRFTITQELIAIGEGVYKARLPSDVIELAKLSLLDFIGVAISGSADPSIESLVDRLLPDGSGVCSIIGHSVGASLEQAVLINATAGHVLDYDDVHMALPGHLSAVIWPAIIAVAQHRCISPEKLISAYVAGFEVGCRIGILVAPGHYDRGYHASATIGTFATTIAVCQLLGLSSDQTASALGISSMCASGFKAQFGTMGKAFQVGLASRNGMSAAIFSEAGAVSCSDIFGDPRGFCRSTSSNFNAEAALSQIPGTFKLRSNLFKFHASCYGTHAAIECALKLLRGGIDTSSIRKVVVRIGAVNETICNIQNPTTAAEAKFSVRLLVSYALNQIDTARLDVFDLRQIVAPEVQSLLEIIVVEIVDGYTLTQASVRVCLEGGIEHSAESDVSDPYQDYALLGSRLLSKFQALVIPCLGTKAAGELVNVVESFQNHKSLSALGQAMQSPLHTLRN